One window of Schistocerca cancellata isolate TAMUIC-IGC-003103 chromosome 9, iqSchCanc2.1, whole genome shotgun sequence genomic DNA carries:
- the LOC126100164 gene encoding uncharacterized protein LOC126100164 isoform X1: MGIQRWLLLALVAVAAVGARPAEDAVEEPEPPTRTARAQYGSLNGVDAVMDQNVQEMASQHAESAENGERYAGGYQEVTTLHPLEGDGENLVADHRSGRQLPPDRTGQNPILSYLLQRANTNTTGYSSASRGGVRRRITHQETIVDPRQPFPVAVSGVPQGQTVGPQISGVPSTGQNNIGTNMQAVPPQSYPATGSPVQSPSSQNFIAQNGQMYSVTSQPSGSVRNDGKVPDVNLFTTMNFYPSIVAGQPYPYASAVDSNRLESGVQGRISWPFSDYFPIIIKDPINHFYNAFTTMVEYGPESDVCGGDFGDERDESKKSGKGRHRGRTGRADATSFTDGEEGSGAQGSSAEVAKPVALSTVQYGPVVARLLVQKGGVAIAGPGGSADSGIGGTSVVGPGGIVYARPNGLAVLGPGAKVISLPVGSTEPRSARDPLPAGARILAVGPTVYFHSATL, encoded by the coding sequence CGGAGTCGATGCGGTGATGGACCAGAACGTTCAGGAGATGGCTTCCCAGCACGCCGAATCAGCGGAGAATGGTGAGCGGTATGCTGGAGGTTATCAGGAGGTGACAACACTCCATCCTTTGGAGGGCGACGGCGAAAACCTGGTGGCGGATCACCGATCCGGAAGACAGCTGCCGCCCGACAGAACTGGACAGAACCCGATCCTCAGTTACCTGCTGCAGAGGGCGAACACCAACACTACTGGTTATTCAAGTGCCTCTAGAGGGGGTGTGCGGCGAAGGATAACGCACCAGGAGACTATAGTTGACCCAAGGCAGCCATTCCCCGTGGCAGTGAGCGGTGTTCCACAGGGGCAGACAGTCGGCCCACAAATTTCTGGAGTTCCAAGCACAGGGCAGAATAATATCGGCACCAACATGCAGGCCGTTCCTCCACAGAGCTACCCTGCCACTGGTTCTCCTGTTCAGAGCCCGAGTAGCCAGAATTTCATCGCACAAAACGGACAAATGTATTCTGTCACCAGTCAACCGTCTGGCAGCGTACGCAACGACGGGAAAGTGCCTGATGTTAACCTGTTTACCACCATGAATTTCTACCCGTCGATCGTCGCAGGGCAGCCGTATCCGTACGCATCAGCTGTAGACAGCAATAGACTCGAAAGTGGCGTGCAGGGACGCATCAGTTGGCCGTTTTCCGATTACTTCCCCATTATCATTAAAGATCCGATCAACCATTTTTACAACGCCTTCACCACCATGGTCGAGTACGGACCAGAGTCGGACGTCTGCGGAGGAGACTTCGGGGACGAACGGGACGAGAGCAAGAAGAGCGGCAAGGGCAGGCACCGAGGGAGGACAGGTCGCGCAGATGCCACCAGTTTCACTGACGGGGAAGAAGGGTCTGGCGCGCAGGGTAGCAGCGCGGAGGTCGCGAAGCCAGTGGCGCTGTCCACGGTACAGTACGGACCCGTGGTCGCCAGGCTCTTAGTGCAGAAGGGAGGTGTGGCCATTGCCGGTCCAGGAGGCTCTGCAGACAGCGGGATTGGAGGGACATCCGTGGTAGGACCCGGAGGGATCGTCTATGCCAGGCCCAACGGACTCGCGGTCTTGGGTCCTGGAGCCAAAGTGATCAGCCTGCCCGTGGGGTCCACGGAACCCAGGAGTGCCAGGGATCCCCTGCCTGCCGGAGCAAGAATACTCGCCGTCGGCCCAACTGTGTATTTCCATTCAGCCACTCTCTAG
- the LOC126100164 gene encoding uncharacterized protein LOC126100164 isoform X3 has translation MDQNVQEMASQHAESAENGERYAGGYQEVTTLHPLEGDGENLVADHRSGRQLPPDRTGQNPILSYLLQRANTNTTGYSSASRGGVRRRITHQETIVDPRQPFPVAVSGVPQGQTVGPQISGVPSTGQNNIGTNMQAVPPQSYPATGSPVQSPSSQNFIAQNGQMYSVTSQPSGSVRNDGKVPDVNLFTTMNFYPSIVAGQPYPYASAVDSNRLESGVQGRISWPFSDYFPIIIKDPINHFYNAFTTMVEYGPESDVCGGDFGDERDESKKSGKGRHRGRTGRADATSFTDGEEGSGAQGSSAEVAKPVALSTVQYGPVVARLLVQKGGVAIAGPGGSADSGIGGTSVVGPGGIVYARPNGLAVLGPGAKVISLPVGSTEPRSARDPLPAGARILAVGPTVYFHSATL, from the coding sequence ATGGACCAGAACGTTCAGGAGATGGCTTCCCAGCACGCCGAATCAGCGGAGAATGGTGAGCGGTATGCTGGAGGTTATCAGGAGGTGACAACACTCCATCCTTTGGAGGGCGACGGCGAAAACCTGGTGGCGGATCACCGATCCGGAAGACAGCTGCCGCCCGACAGAACTGGACAGAACCCGATCCTCAGTTACCTGCTGCAGAGGGCGAACACCAACACTACTGGTTATTCAAGTGCCTCTAGAGGGGGTGTGCGGCGAAGGATAACGCACCAGGAGACTATAGTTGACCCAAGGCAGCCATTCCCCGTGGCAGTGAGCGGTGTTCCACAGGGGCAGACAGTCGGCCCACAAATTTCTGGAGTTCCAAGCACAGGGCAGAATAATATCGGCACCAACATGCAGGCCGTTCCTCCACAGAGCTACCCTGCCACTGGTTCTCCTGTTCAGAGCCCGAGTAGCCAGAATTTCATCGCACAAAACGGACAAATGTATTCTGTCACCAGTCAACCGTCTGGCAGCGTACGCAACGACGGGAAAGTGCCTGATGTTAACCTGTTTACCACCATGAATTTCTACCCGTCGATCGTCGCAGGGCAGCCGTATCCGTACGCATCAGCTGTAGACAGCAATAGACTCGAAAGTGGCGTGCAGGGACGCATCAGTTGGCCGTTTTCCGATTACTTCCCCATTATCATTAAAGATCCGATCAACCATTTTTACAACGCCTTCACCACCATGGTCGAGTACGGACCAGAGTCGGACGTCTGCGGAGGAGACTTCGGGGACGAACGGGACGAGAGCAAGAAGAGCGGCAAGGGCAGGCACCGAGGGAGGACAGGTCGCGCAGATGCCACCAGTTTCACTGACGGGGAAGAAGGGTCTGGCGCGCAGGGTAGCAGCGCGGAGGTCGCGAAGCCAGTGGCGCTGTCCACGGTACAGTACGGACCCGTGGTCGCCAGGCTCTTAGTGCAGAAGGGAGGTGTGGCCATTGCCGGTCCAGGAGGCTCTGCAGACAGCGGGATTGGAGGGACATCCGTGGTAGGACCCGGAGGGATCGTCTATGCCAGGCCCAACGGACTCGCGGTCTTGGGTCCTGGAGCCAAAGTGATCAGCCTGCCCGTGGGGTCCACGGAACCCAGGAGTGCCAGGGATCCCCTGCCTGCCGGAGCAAGAATACTCGCCGTCGGCCCAACTGTGTATTTCCATTCAGCCACTCTCTAG